The region TGGTTTGAAGAAGTTGAGCCCAGACAATGGTTTGAAAAAGATGAACAATTGGATGAAGAGATTCGCCAGCGTTTCGGAGCTTGTCATCAACAAGCGATTCAAGGAGAATTAGCGGTATGGCGTGAGACGCTTAAAGGCAGTCTAGCAGAAATCATCGTTTTGGATCAGTTTTCTCGAAATATTTTCCGAAATGATCCTCGTTCCTTTGCTTATGATGGTATGGCCCTGGTTTTAGCCCAAGAAGCTATGAAACAAAAAGAATTGAACCAATTAAATGCGGCACAGCGCAGC is a window of Carnobacterium mobile DSM 4848 DNA encoding:
- a CDS encoding DUF924 family protein, whose product is MEYQEIIHFWFEEVEPRQWFEKDEQLDEEIRQRFGACHQQAIQGELAVWRETLKGSLAEIIVLDQFSRNIFRNDPRSFAYDGMALVLAQEAMKQKELNQLNAAQRSFLYMPLMHSESLVIHEEALKRFSEKGLETNLEFEIKHRDILMKYGRYPHRNEILNRQSTPEELLFLKEPDSSF